The Mixophyes fleayi isolate aMixFle1 chromosome 1, aMixFle1.hap1, whole genome shotgun sequence genome includes a region encoding these proteins:
- the POU4F2 gene encoding POU domain, class 4, transcription factor 2, giving the protein MMMMSLNSKQHFSMAHGSLQDESKYSALHSSSPHTSSSATSSPSITSIRTSSGAGGGGSSSEAMRRACLPTPPSNIFGGLDESLLARAEALAAVDIVSQCKSQHHHHHTPHHSPFKPDATYHTMNNIPCTSASSSSSVPISHPSGVAGSLHHHHHHHHHHQPLEGELLDHITPGLTLGAMTGPDGSVVSTPAHPHMSGMNPMHQAALSMAHAHGLPSHMGCMSDVDADPRDLEAFAERFKQRRIKLGVTQADVGSALANLKIPGVGSLSQSTICRFESLTLSHNNMIALKPILQAWLEEAEKSHREKLTKPELFNGAEKKRKRTSIAAPEKRSLEAYFAIQPRPSSEKIAAIAEKLDLKKNVVRVWFCNQRQKQKRMKYSAGI; this is encoded by the exons atgatgatgatgtccctgAACAGCAAGCAGCACTTCAGCATGGCTCACGGCAGCCTGCAGGACGAGTCCAAGTACTCTGCCCTGCactcctcctccccacacacatCTTCCTCGGCCACCAGCTCCCCCAGTATCACCAGCATCAGGACCAGCTCCGGCGCCGGGGGAGGCGGCAGCAGCTCGGAGGCGATGAGAAGAGCCTGTCTCCCAACCCCACCG AGCAATATATTCGGAGGTCTGGATGAGAGTTTGCTGGCCCGTGCTGAAGCTCTGGCTGCTGTGGATATAGTGTCTCAGTGCAAGAGCCaacaccaccatcaccacacGCCCCACCACAGTCCCTTCAAGCCGGACGCTACCTACCACACCATGAACAATATCCCGTGCACCTCTGCCTCTTCGTCCTCCTCAGTTCCCATCTCCCATCCATCCGGAGTAGCTGGTTCcctccatcaccaccaccaccaccatcaccaccaccaacCTCTGGAAGGAGAACTTCTGGACCACATCACCCCAGGGTTAACACTGGGGGCCATGACAGGACCAGATGGCTCCGTGGTGTCCACTCCAGCTCATCCTCACATGTCAGGCATGAATCCTATGCACCAGGCAGCACTAAGCATGGCACATGCCCACGGGCTACCATCCCACATGGGATGCATGAGCGATGTGGACGCCGATCCAAGGGACTTGGAAGCCTTTGCTGAGCGGTTCAAGCAGAGGAGGATCAAACTCGGGGTTACCCAGGCAGATGTGGGATCTGCTCTTGCCAATCTCAAGATCCCTGGTGTGGGCTCTCTCAGCCAGAGCACCATCTGTAGGTTCGAATCCCTCACCCTGTCCCACAACAACATGATTGCCCTTAAGCCTATCCTGCAAGCCTGGCTGGAGGAGGCAGAGAAGTCTCACCGGGAGAAGCTCACCAAGCCTGAACTGTTCAACGGTGCCGAGAAGAAAAGAAAACGCACATCCATAGCGGCTCCAGAGAAGAGGTCCCTTGAGGCCTATTTCGCCATCCAACCTCGTCCTTCCTCTGAAAAGATCGCAGCTATCGCCGAAAAACTGGACCTGAAAAAGAATGTGGTCCGGGTCTGGTTTTGCAACCAGAGACAGAAACAAAAAAGGATGAAATACTCAGCTGGGATTTAG